One Nonomuraea angiospora DNA segment encodes these proteins:
- a CDS encoding helix-turn-helix domain-containing protein: MEHYTVEQVASLLGLHVKTVRNYVRDGRLPAVRIGKQYRIAKEDLAAFTGTPIRAPRRAEASSIVQIDGIARGDMDRVSTMVLGSLASRPHGLRVEFVYDEEREHLKVIVLGGLEDSAQVLRIIDALVRE; the protein is encoded by the coding sequence ATGGAGCATTACACCGTCGAACAGGTGGCGTCCCTGCTCGGGTTGCACGTCAAGACCGTCCGCAACTACGTACGCGACGGGCGGCTGCCGGCCGTGCGCATCGGCAAGCAGTACCGGATCGCCAAGGAGGACTTGGCGGCCTTCACCGGCACGCCGATCCGCGCGCCCCGCCGCGCGGAGGCGTCGAGCATCGTGCAGATCGACGGCATCGCCAGGGGCGACATGGACCGGGTCAGCACGATGGTCCTGGGGTCGCTGGCGAGCCGGCCCCATGGGCTGCGCGTGGAGTTCGTCTACGACGAGGAGCGCGAGCACCTGAAGGTAATCGTGCTGGGCGGGCTGGAGGACAGCGCCCAGGTCCTGAGGATCATCGACGCGCTGGTACGGGAGTGA
- a CDS encoding DUF4180 domain-containing protein, whose protein sequence is MLDDRVYVCEPHGEPLRETRDALDLLGEAFGRGASWVAVPAGRLHDDFFALRTGVAGEIAQKFVNYRVGLAVVGDISRFTAASSALRDWVVESNRGGHVWFVGDLEELAARLPAREDPASRT, encoded by the coding sequence ATGCTTGACGACCGCGTATACGTCTGCGAGCCGCACGGCGAGCCGCTGCGCGAGACCCGCGACGCGCTCGACCTCCTCGGCGAGGCCTTCGGCAGGGGCGCGAGCTGGGTGGCCGTCCCCGCCGGGCGGCTGCACGACGACTTCTTCGCGCTGCGCACGGGCGTGGCGGGCGAGATCGCGCAGAAGTTCGTCAACTACCGGGTCGGGCTGGCCGTCGTGGGGGACATCTCCCGTTTCACCGCCGCCAGCTCGGCGCTGCGTGACTGGGTGGTCGAGTCGAACCGGGGCGGGCACGTCTGGTTCGTCGGCGACCTGGAGGAGCTGGCGGCCCGGCTGCCGGCTCGCGAGGATCCCGCGAGCCGGACCTGA
- a CDS encoding LLM class flavin-dependent oxidoreductase, giving the protein MRIGVNVPNFGPGTNPGVLRSWAQTVEGLGYDLLMVSDHVAITSDVAEQYPAPFYEPFTTLAWLAGSTTRIGIGTTVLIVPYRHPLLVARMAANLNDLSGGRLVLGVGIGWARQEFEALGAVYERRGKVTDEYLAAIRAAWADEDDYRSGGGVPIWVGGGSEAGLRRAVRYGEGWHPLRNTLPWLREHWSRLKEIAAEEGRPVPALTPRILLRITDEPLAERRAGEGTIEQVMADLEELRLLGAEAVVLDPFHTEPDETLHPEAAWEMLAAVAARRA; this is encoded by the coding sequence GTGCGAATCGGCGTGAACGTTCCCAATTTCGGCCCCGGCACCAACCCCGGCGTGCTGCGCAGCTGGGCCCAGACGGTCGAGGGGCTCGGATACGACCTGCTCATGGTCTCCGACCATGTGGCGATCACCTCGGACGTCGCCGAGCAGTATCCCGCGCCGTTCTACGAACCGTTCACGACCCTGGCCTGGCTCGCCGGCTCCACCACGCGGATCGGGATCGGCACCACGGTGCTCATCGTGCCGTACCGCCACCCGCTGCTCGTCGCCCGCATGGCGGCCAACCTCAACGACCTCAGCGGCGGGCGGCTGGTGCTGGGCGTGGGGATCGGGTGGGCGCGGCAGGAGTTCGAGGCGCTGGGGGCGGTGTACGAGCGGCGCGGCAAGGTGACCGACGAATACCTCGCCGCCATCCGCGCCGCCTGGGCCGACGAGGACGACTACCGCTCCGGCGGCGGCGTGCCGATCTGGGTCGGCGGCGGCAGCGAGGCGGGGCTGCGCAGGGCGGTGCGCTACGGCGAGGGATGGCACCCGCTGCGGAACACCCTGCCCTGGCTGCGCGAGCACTGGTCGCGCCTGAAGGAGATCGCCGCCGAGGAGGGCCGGCCGGTGCCCGCCCTGACGCCCAGGATCCTGCTGCGGATCACCGACGAGCCACTGGCGGAGCGGCGCGCGGGCGAGGGCACGATCGAGCAGGTCATGGCCGACCTGGAGGAGCTGCGGCTGCTCGGCGCGGAGGCGGTCGTCCTCGACCCGTTCCACACGGAGCCGGACGAGACGCTGCACCCCGAGGCGGCCTGGGAGATGCTCGCCGCCGTGGCCGCCCGCCGCGCCTGA
- a CDS encoding nucleotidyltransferase domain-containing protein — protein sequence MQEPDIHAIAARLAEVPGVVAVVLGGSRARGTHRPDSDIDLGLYYRGPLDVEGLRALAREVTGEPTEVTEPGGWGPWVDGGGWLTMDDWRVDWIYRDLDRVHRVWDDCRQGRYEIGFQVGHPLGFYSHAYAGEVALCQVLADPTGELAALRREIADEYPPALRQALIERLWEADFALMIGGYGAKGQDPAYAAGALFRVVGVACHALHAADGAWLINEKGMVASAARLPSAPPGFGERAQALLAEVGRTPEEIARTVDAAAALVADVRAACG from the coding sequence GTGCAGGAGCCGGACATTCACGCCATAGCCGCCCGACTGGCCGAGGTGCCCGGGGTGGTGGCCGTCGTCCTGGGTGGGAGCCGGGCGCGCGGCACGCACCGGCCGGACTCCGACATCGACCTCGGCCTCTACTACCGGGGACCGCTCGACGTGGAGGGTCTGCGCGCCCTCGCGCGGGAGGTGACCGGCGAGCCGACCGAGGTGACCGAGCCGGGCGGCTGGGGGCCGTGGGTGGACGGCGGCGGCTGGCTCACCATGGACGACTGGCGGGTCGACTGGATCTACCGCGACCTCGACCGCGTCCACCGCGTCTGGGACGACTGCCGCCAGGGCCGCTACGAGATCGGCTTCCAGGTCGGCCACCCCCTCGGCTTCTACTCCCACGCCTACGCCGGCGAGGTCGCCCTGTGCCAGGTCCTCGCCGACCCCACCGGCGAGCTCGCCGCCCTGCGGCGGGAGATCGCGGACGAATATCCGCCCGCGCTGCGCCAGGCCCTGATCGAGCGGCTGTGGGAGGCCGACTTCGCCCTGATGATCGGCGGGTACGGCGCCAAGGGCCAGGACCCGGCGTACGCGGCCGGTGCGCTGTTCCGGGTCGTCGGCGTCGCCTGCCACGCCCTGCACGCCGCCGACGGCGCCTGGCTGATCAACGAGAAGGGCATGGTCGCCTCGGCCGCCCGGCTCCCTTCCGCCCCGCCCGGCTTCGGCGAGCGGGCCCAGGCGCTGCTGGCAGAGGTGGGGCGCACCCCGGAGGAGATCGCCCGTACGGTGGACGCCGCGGCGGCCCTCGTGGCGGACGTGCGAGCCGCGTGTGGCTGA
- a CDS encoding metallophosphoesterase family protein, whose protein sequence is MRVVALSDTHAPRRWRSCPPRVAEHLRGADVILHAGDVCVASVLDELAAYAPVHVVKGNNDGPDVVAPETLELTLDGLRIGMIHDSGPAKGRLDRLRRRFPQADLVVFGHSHIPLDESGGGLRIFNPGSPTDRRRQPHGTLGLLTIENGVLTAAEIVPVT, encoded by the coding sequence GTGAGAGTCGTCGCGTTGTCGGACACGCACGCGCCCAGGCGCTGGCGTTCCTGCCCGCCCCGCGTCGCCGAGCACCTGCGCGGCGCGGACGTCATCCTGCACGCGGGCGACGTCTGCGTGGCCTCCGTGCTGGACGAGCTGGCCGCGTACGCCCCCGTTCACGTCGTGAAGGGCAACAACGACGGCCCGGACGTGGTGGCGCCGGAGACGCTGGAGCTGACCCTGGACGGGCTGCGGATCGGCATGATCCACGACAGCGGCCCGGCCAAGGGGCGCCTGGACCGCCTGCGGCGCCGCTTCCCTCAGGCGGACCTGGTCGTCTTCGGCCACTCGCACATCCCGCTGGACGAGTCGGGCGGCGGCCTGCGCATCTTCAACCCCGGCTCCCCCACCGACCGCCGCCGCCAGCCGCACGGCACGCTGGGCCTGCTCACCATCGAGAACGGCGTCCTGACCGCCGCCGAGATCGTGCCCGTCACCTGA
- a CDS encoding FAD-binding oxidoreductase, with product MSQPYTVQDEISLPGFAGTVHLPGEASYEELRRSLNPRVDARPALVAEAYGVADLRGALLAARQHGVPFAVQATGHGTHEACDGGVLVRTSPMASVLVDPDRRIARVGPGALWGEVVAAAAPFGLAPLSGSSPSVGVTGYTLGGGLGWLARKHGFAADSVVRAEVLLADGRHVVASADSHPELFWALRGGGGGFGVVTSLEFRLHPVERVFSGFAYFPIEAAAETLTAYRSWIEDAPDEISTAVVLRRMPDDAPEAVRGRHVVMVKVVHAGEAEEARRLLAPLWRAAGPALLDETRPSTYAATSMGGTPNRHMDMFETVPDEVIGTLVRAAEHAQTVEIRHWGGAMARPGQDAGPVSHRGTKLSVIVDTVVPGLAEELRPYANGGTFLNFLADPARTAAAFASGDFRRLREVKRAYDPDGFFRVGHVAR from the coding sequence ATGAGCCAGCCGTACACCGTCCAGGACGAGATCTCGCTTCCCGGGTTCGCCGGGACCGTCCACCTGCCGGGCGAGGCCAGTTATGAGGAGCTGCGCCGCTCGCTCAACCCGCGCGTGGACGCCCGCCCGGCGCTGGTGGCCGAGGCGTACGGCGTGGCCGACCTGCGCGGCGCGCTGCTGGCGGCGCGGCAGCACGGGGTGCCGTTCGCGGTGCAGGCGACCGGGCACGGCACGCACGAGGCGTGCGACGGCGGCGTCCTGGTCAGGACCTCCCCCATGGCCTCGGTCCTGGTGGACCCGGACCGGCGGATCGCCCGGGTGGGGCCCGGGGCGCTCTGGGGCGAGGTGGTCGCGGCCGCCGCGCCGTTCGGGCTGGCGCCGCTGTCGGGGTCGTCGCCGTCGGTCGGCGTCACCGGCTACACGCTCGGCGGCGGGCTCGGGTGGCTGGCGCGCAAGCACGGGTTCGCGGCCGACAGCGTGGTGCGCGCCGAGGTGCTGCTGGCCGACGGCCGGCACGTCGTGGCGAGCGCGGACAGCCACCCCGAGCTGTTCTGGGCGCTGCGCGGCGGCGGTGGCGGGTTCGGCGTCGTCACCTCGCTGGAGTTCCGCCTCCACCCGGTCGAGCGGGTGTTCTCGGGGTTCGCGTACTTCCCGATCGAGGCGGCGGCCGAGACGCTGACCGCGTACCGGAGCTGGATCGAGGACGCCCCCGACGAGATCAGCACGGCGGTGGTGCTCAGGCGGATGCCCGACGACGCGCCGGAGGCGGTGCGCGGCAGGCACGTCGTCATGGTCAAGGTGGTGCACGCCGGCGAGGCCGAGGAGGCCAGGCGGCTGCTCGCGCCGCTGTGGCGGGCGGCCGGTCCGGCGCTGCTGGACGAGACCCGCCCCAGCACGTACGCGGCCACCTCCATGGGCGGCACGCCCAACCGGCACATGGACATGTTCGAGACGGTGCCCGACGAGGTGATCGGCACGCTGGTGCGGGCCGCGGAGCACGCGCAGACCGTGGAGATCCGCCACTGGGGCGGCGCCATGGCCCGCCCGGGCCAGGACGCCGGCCCGGTCAGCCACCGCGGCACGAAGCTGTCGGTCATCGTGGACACCGTCGTGCCGGGGCTGGCGGAGGAGCTGCGCCCGTACGCCAACGGCGGGACGTTCCTCAACTTCCTGGCCGACCCCGCCAGGACGGCGGCGGCGTTCGCGAGCGGCGACTTCCGGCGGCTGCGCGAGGTCAAGCGGGCCTACGACCCGGACGGCTTCTTCCGCGTCGGCCACGTCGCCCGTTGA
- the lexA gene encoding transcriptional repressor LexA: MPPRQQRILAMIRDWVVRYGYPPGTREIGHAVGLRSSSSVSKHLKSLEEKGFLRRGATMTRPIDVRLFLRAAAPEPAGDVVSVPVVGDIAAGTPILADQHVDDMLTLPRELAGRGTVFALRVRGDSMIDAAICDGDMVVVRQQPEAHSGQIVAAMIDGEATVKVFRRRGGHVLLEPRNPAYDVIDGDDAVVLGIVVSVLRSV; the protein is encoded by the coding sequence CTGCCACCGCGCCAGCAGCGGATCCTGGCCATGATCCGCGACTGGGTGGTCAGGTACGGCTATCCCCCGGGCACTCGCGAGATCGGCCACGCGGTCGGGCTGCGGTCGTCCTCCTCGGTGTCGAAGCACCTGAAGAGCCTGGAGGAGAAGGGGTTCCTGCGCCGGGGCGCGACCATGACCCGGCCGATCGACGTGCGGCTGTTCCTGCGGGCCGCGGCGCCGGAGCCCGCCGGCGACGTGGTGAGCGTCCCCGTGGTCGGCGACATCGCCGCGGGCACACCCATCCTGGCCGACCAGCACGTGGACGACATGCTGACCCTGCCCCGCGAGCTCGCCGGGCGCGGCACCGTGTTCGCCCTGCGGGTGCGGGGCGACTCGATGATCGACGCCGCGATCTGCGACGGCGACATGGTCGTGGTGCGGCAGCAGCCCGAGGCCCACTCGGGCCAGATCGTCGCCGCGATGATCGACGGCGAGGCCACGGTCAAGGTGTTCCGGCGGCGCGGCGGGCACGTCCTCCTCGAACCGCGCAACCCCGCCTACGACGTCATCGACGGCGACGACGCCGTGGTGCTGGGCATCGTGGTCTCGGTCCTGCGCAGCGTGTGA
- a CDS encoding NmrA family NAD(P)-binding protein: MIVVTTPTGKIGRQVLDRLMAAGAPTRVIAREPDRLPAAVRAYAEVVEGSHRELDVVTKAFAGARTVFWLVPSDPRSASVHAAYAGFSRPACEAIVSQGVERVVGVSALGRGTPVAGNAGYVTASLAMDDLIASTGVSYRALAMPSFMDNLLRQTELIRNRSMFTSPISGDHKAPSCATRDIAAVAAELLLDDTWSGVEEVPVLGPEDISFEDMARIMSEVLGRPIRFEQLPGEAFKAGLVGSGMSEAMAQGMLDMALAKDAGLDNGAVRTPRASTPTTFHQWCEDVLKPAVLA, from the coding sequence ATGATCGTCGTCACCACGCCCACCGGCAAGATCGGCCGCCAGGTCCTCGACCGCCTCATGGCCGCCGGCGCGCCCACCCGGGTGATCGCGCGCGAGCCCGACCGGCTGCCCGCCGCGGTGCGCGCGTACGCCGAGGTCGTCGAGGGCTCGCACCGCGAGCTCGACGTGGTCACCAAGGCGTTCGCCGGCGCCCGCACCGTCTTCTGGCTGGTGCCGTCCGACCCTCGCTCCGCGAGTGTCCATGCCGCCTACGCCGGCTTCAGCCGGCCCGCGTGCGAGGCCATCGTGTCCCAGGGGGTCGAGCGCGTGGTCGGAGTCTCGGCCCTGGGCCGAGGGACGCCGGTGGCCGGGAACGCCGGGTACGTGACCGCGTCCCTCGCCATGGACGACCTGATCGCGAGCACGGGCGTGAGCTACCGGGCGCTGGCGATGCCCTCGTTCATGGACAACCTGCTGCGCCAGACCGAGCTGATCAGGAACCGGTCCATGTTCACCTCGCCCATCTCCGGCGATCACAAGGCTCCGAGCTGCGCCACCCGCGACATCGCCGCGGTCGCCGCCGAGTTGCTGCTCGACGACACCTGGAGCGGCGTCGAGGAGGTCCCGGTGCTCGGTCCCGAGGACATTTCCTTCGAGGACATGGCGCGGATCATGTCCGAGGTGCTGGGCCGTCCGATCCGCTTCGAGCAGTTGCCGGGCGAAGCGTTCAAGGCCGGGCTGGTGGGCTCGGGCATGTCCGAAGCCATGGCTCAGGGGATGCTCGACATGGCGCTGGCCAAGGACGCCGGCCTCGACAACGGCGCCGTCCGCACGCCTCGGGCGAGCACCCCCACCACCTTCCACCAGTGGTGCGAGGACGTGCTCAAGCCGGCCGTCCTCGCCTGA
- a CDS encoding LysR family transcriptional regulator → MNDLEVRQLRYFVAVAEELHFGRAAERLGMAQPPLSRAIRALERQLGVPLLERTTRHVALTSAGETLLRDARIALDAVTAAARRARHAGRSDPGLRLALKADYDGGLLPRILDAYRREAAALPVELVLGGKGDQLAALHDGRADVALVPAPLDEPLDVRGLDVEPLLTEPRLVALAASDPLASRSCLRLADLTGRTLPDGTPADGREACPATAGTRPRRLDLAEIFNLVEVGSIVWFPPASVAPRHPRPGIAYRTVSDLPPLTLTVAWPHHSRSPAVAAFVRTATTTATTTATTTATTMATTTATTMATTTATTMATVTHPAEAEAEAPAPQRALS, encoded by the coding sequence ATGAATGACTTGGAGGTCCGGCAGCTCCGCTACTTCGTGGCCGTCGCCGAGGAGCTGCACTTCGGGCGCGCGGCGGAGCGGCTCGGCATGGCGCAGCCGCCGCTGTCCCGCGCGATCCGGGCCCTGGAGCGGCAGCTGGGCGTGCCGCTGCTGGAGCGCACCACGCGCCACGTCGCGCTCACCTCCGCCGGCGAGACCCTGCTGCGCGACGCCCGGATCGCGCTCGACGCGGTCACCGCGGCCGCCCGGCGGGCCCGGCACGCCGGCCGGTCCGACCCCGGGCTGCGCCTGGCGCTGAAGGCCGACTACGACGGCGGGCTGCTGCCGCGGATCCTCGACGCGTACCGGCGCGAGGCGGCCGCCCTCCCGGTGGAGCTCGTGCTGGGCGGGAAGGGGGACCAGCTGGCGGCGCTGCACGACGGCCGCGCGGACGTCGCCCTGGTGCCCGCCCCTCTTGACGAACCCCTTGACGTACGCGGCCTGGACGTCGAGCCGCTGCTGACCGAGCCCCGGCTGGTCGCGCTGGCGGCCTCCGATCCGCTGGCCTCCCGCTCGTGCCTGCGCCTGGCCGACCTGACCGGCAGGACCCTGCCCGACGGGACACCCGCCGACGGCCGGGAAGCCTGCCCGGCGACGGCCGGGACCCGGCCGAGACGCCTGGACCTGGCAGAGATCTTCAACCTGGTCGAGGTGGGCAGCATCGTCTGGTTTCCCCCGGCCTCGGTCGCGCCGCGCCACCCCCGGCCCGGCATCGCGTACCGGACGGTCAGCGACCTGCCGCCGCTCACCCTCACCGTGGCCTGGCCGCACCACAGCCGCTCACCGGCCGTCGCCGCCTTCGTCCGCACGGCCACCACCACAGCCACCACCACGGCCACCACCACAGCCACCACCATGGCCACCACCACAGCCACCACCATGGCCACCACCACGGCCACCACCATGGCCACCGTCACCCATCCGGCGGAGGCGGAGGCGGAGGCGCCGGCGCCCCAGCGCGCCCTGAGCTGA